One window of Ralstonia pickettii DTP0602 genomic DNA carries:
- a CDS encoding signal peptide protein, whose amino-acid sequence MTHRVLRPARAILVAAVLGSGLTFSATSMAQVSVNIAIGVPPPAPMYEVVPAPRPGYVWMPGYWDWDDHHHKHAWKKGRWDRERPGYVYESPRWIQSRDGWVLVPGRWDQGGYKDHKDKGHKDKGYHCPPGHAKKGEC is encoded by the coding sequence ATGACACATCGCGTGCTCCGGCCCGCCAGGGCCATCCTGGTAGCAGCCGTGCTGGGCTCGGGCCTGACGTTCAGTGCCACGTCGATGGCCCAGGTGTCGGTCAATATTGCCATCGGCGTGCCACCGCCGGCCCCGATGTACGAGGTCGTGCCCGCGCCGCGCCCTGGCTATGTGTGGATGCCCGGCTACTGGGACTGGGACGACCACCACCACAAGCACGCCTGGAAGAAGGGCCGCTGGGATCGCGAGCGCCCCGGCTATGTCTATGAGTCGCCGCGGTGGATCCAGTCGCGCGACGGCTGGGTGCTGGTGCCTGGCCGCTGGGACCAGGGCGGGTACAAGGACCACAAGGATAAAGGCCACAAGGACAAGGGCTACCACTGCCCACCTGGCCACGCCAAGAAGGGCGAGTGCTGA
- a CDS encoding membrane protein, giving the protein MIADPLLRFLHVASVTIWVGGMFFAYLCLRPVAGSVLEPPARLRLWRGVFGRFFPWVWAAVIVIVLSGVAMMVAVGMAGAPRNWHLMAGIGIVMAVVFCYVWFGPYRVLSRAVDAQDWPAAGAALNRIRQAVGTNLVLGLVNIAVATLGRWLA; this is encoded by the coding sequence ATGATCGCCGACCCCTTGCTCCGCTTCCTGCACGTTGCCAGCGTCACCATCTGGGTGGGCGGCATGTTCTTCGCCTACCTGTGCCTGCGGCCGGTGGCCGGCAGCGTGCTGGAGCCGCCGGCGCGGCTGCGGCTGTGGCGCGGCGTGTTCGGCCGCTTCTTCCCCTGGGTCTGGGCCGCGGTGATCGTCATCGTGCTGAGTGGCGTGGCGATGATGGTCGCCGTGGGCATGGCCGGTGCCCCACGCAACTGGCATCTGATGGCGGGCATCGGCATCGTCATGGCGGTGGTTTTCTGCTATGTCTGGTTTGGTCCGTACCGCGTGCTGAGCCGGGCCGTGGATGCGCAGGACTGGCCGGCCGCCGGTGCCGCCCTGAACCGGATCCGGCAGGCTGTGGGGACCAACCTGGTACTCGGGCTGGTCAATATCGCGGTAGCCACGCTGGGACGCTGGCTGGCCTGA